A genomic stretch from Apis cerana isolate GH-2021 linkage group LG7, AcerK_1.0, whole genome shotgun sequence includes:
- the LOC107999333 gene encoding CCR4-NOT transcription complex subunit 1 isoform X4 codes for MNLDSLSFTLSQISYLVANLNKKNFRDSCQEISVLVQWKGLEADRHLLRSLLSCIDFSTGEPPESSAKDYFQVQLLKQECTNLLSKPSFISNLCFAIDHPFHQQKTLNPSPKFFLRLKKVLGLTLVQEVAFAIALLHSENTEIRTLALEHIQKQLPELIKNYINSETSNRHHEEGLHDSLPEVLHLILSQAFHSANQFGLLSEAKEKFLKNLRRDFPRELVPVVLAPLLYPDNGETPQTKIELNMAVNQMDGNSLVELIMELGYGFTSSVEECRSALAGLGAREISPACAARVLAHMARSCNNLDDAGGLQSFWSNSGATQDANKEKSNDSSAPSTWNIEVFVQALKEIQSTLSWNEVIVKLDHAEFIIKDRQGLNLLITGLRLGLQHQGYPPDMFPVELFYRHWDNVEGQFSLVQQILKCPDIFCFADYPYHSVTVDVLKAAPESDSKEAQTWRSLNVVELLLHMAERGLYGPVQEIFKWPIQHCPDVLVLALLQINAPITLLRQELLSTLMPIFLGNHPNSAVILHHAWHGNTVKIKSIIMHAMAEWYIRGDHDQTRLSRILDVAQDLKALTHLLTAQSYPFVIDLACLASRREYLKLEKWLTDKIREQGEVFVTACVKFLQRRCPQVMGPGIKEDLTVPKASQLPQETLTTMLACLQVCAGVSQECSEAIMTMVQNCSLMLSKSTMSRPPPPGVLRHRGLEPFNPATLGGQLFSSKQVDPLGNLSSSLASMGLSSSLGPPSSSAFNLPGALGPLVSAPGSPSRLMGPSPSPFPMLPLSSQLHSGPVGTQGPSVLPGSTTIGGLGRLGPPTGIEKARIPETSNLFPDMAQNVSKEIEDEANSYFQRIYNHPPHPTLSIDEVLDMLKKFQDSGSKREREVFNCMLRNLFEEYRFFPQYPDKELQITAQLFGGIIERGLINSYMTLGLALRFVLDALRKPEGSKMYYFGITALDRFKSRLKDYQTYCEHVRAIQHFSEFPPHLIEYIEYGLQGQEPPTRPQGPVLPKTLAAMLAPVTTPYKTITTTTITTSTTQAKSSTTPTTSLSARPSIANATNIDTLLVATDKEEKITTPPEALQDKTAFIFNNLSQLNLQQKCDEIREIVTEEYWPWMAQYLVMKRASIELNFHALYSNFLDCLKSPEVYKMVTRETFRNIKVLLRSDKGIANFSDRSLLKNLGHWLGMLTLGRNKPILHIDIDLKSLLVEAYHKGQQELLYVVPFVAKVLESCAKSRVFRPPNPWTMAIMNVLAELHQEPDLKLNLKFEIEVLCKNLSIDVGELKPALYLKDPEKLRNLEYQLSHPNKKSESNNNQQQSQGPIEELVGPTTTGTIVPQTAPANTTPSLPTGPPEPRFNYMDISVTGIANISQHITINNNLPLFQTHPHLKQFVRPAVERAIQEWIHPVVDRSIKIALTTSEQIVRKDFALDPEEVRMRTAARHMVRNLTAGMAMITCRDQVLASISTNLKQAFLTAMMGTTPQQKELAEQAANVVAADNMELACAFVQKTAIEKAIPEMDKRLLNEIELRKIARQEGRRYCDPLAKYQAERMPEQIRLKVGGVTPQQMAVYEEFARNIPGFLPLSERDTQALLMPKPVTEPAVTAFAANPAVAVATAQQVAAYAAAVSNDEVGAMLEKLATEVEVLLAAMGPAAPPPQHAALHSLLESIILTRRSRDAGAAMALLKKAVEGLLDGPTISSGVIDSEIILRYRELHLRILKCLQDPRAYGMQWTNKHVTRCLTECREEFRYNFEAVDYLIRSHLISLPQYDLALAQAIDSGNAMATAFAMQLMQLYLIDERQTTHVTESDLCNTIEILARIAHHRAPPEGILLFRLTSLMESLRANHDPAVLADRAPAGPTAHIHSGILQARDFDDPPGLMEKTEYLLREWVSMHHNPTHARDPTKAFGMFVHQMNIHGILKTDDLITRFFKLSTQMCVDLCYRALAETNAAPSVVRAKCFHSLDAFVRLVALLVKHSGDSTNTHTKINLLNKVLGIVAGVLLQDHEIRGTDFHQLPYHRIFIMLFLELCAPEPVLEAVNYQVLTAFCHTLHILRPAKASGFCYAWLELVSHRVFIGRMLAITPQQKCWGMYAQLLIDLFKYLAPYLRNAELAKPVTLLYKGTLRVLLVLLHDFPEFLCDYHYGFCDVIPPNCIQMKNLILSAYPRNMRLPDPFTPNLKVDMLQEIAHAPRVLTNFASMIQPLSFKKELDSYLKARAPVTFLSELRSNLQVSQEAGVRYNIQLMNALVLYVGTQAIAFIRSKGHTPNMSTIAHSAHMDIFQNLAVDLDTEGRYLFVNAIANQLRYPNSHTHYFSCTLLYLFAEANTEAIQEQITRVLLERLIVNRPHPWGLLITFVELIKNPTYKFWTHEFVHCAPEIEKLFESIARSCMVQKQVQPTPEPEIPE; via the exons ATGAACCTGGACTCGTTGTCTTTTACTTTGTCACAAATCAGTTATTTGGTTgcgaatttaaataagaaaaattttcgggACAGCTGCCAAGAAATATCAGTt ctgGTGCAGTGGAAGGGTTTGGAGGCAGACAGACATTTGCTGCGCTCTTTACTCTCGTGCATCGACTTTTCAACAGGAGAACCTCCAGAATCAAGTgcaaaagattattttcaagTGCAACTTCTAAAACAAGAGTGTACTAATCTTCTTAGCAAaccttcttttatttctaatctGTGCTTTGCTATAGATCATCCATTTCATCAACAAaag actTTGAATCCATCaccaaagttttttttacgtttaaaaAAGGTACTTGGCTTAACTCTAGTACAAGAAGTTGCATTTGCAATTGCATTACTGCATTCTGAGAATACTGAAATTCGTACATTAGCTTTAGAACACATACAAAAACAGCTGcctgaattgataaaaaattacattaattctgAGACAAGCAATAGACATCACGAAGAGGGATTGCACGATTCATTGCCTGAAGTTCTTCATCTTATATTATCTCAGGCTTTTCATTCAGCCAATCAATTTGGCCTTTTATCtgaagcaaaagaaaaatttctcaagaATTTAAGGCGCGATTTTCCCCGTGAACTGGTACCAGTGGTGCTAGCACCACTCTTGTACCCAGATAACGGGGAAACTCCGCAAACCAAAATCGAACTAAACATGGCTGTTAACCAAatg GATGGGAATTCTCTAGTAGAATTGATTATGGAATTAGGATATGGATTTACTAGTAGTGTTGAAGAATGTCGTTCAGCTTTAGCTGGCTTAGGAGCTCGAGAAATTTCTCCAGCATGTGCAGCTAGAGTTTTAGCTCATATGGCACGTAGCTGTAATAATCTTGATGATGCTGGAGGATTACAATCATTTTGGAGTAATTCTGGAGCTACACAAGATGCAAATAAGGAGAAATCAAATGATAGTTCTGCTCCTTCTACATGGAATATTGAAGTTTTTGTTCAagcattaaaagaaatt caATCAACATTGTCCTGGAATGAAGTAATAGTTAAATTAGATCATGcagaattcattattaaagataGACAAGGATTGAATTTGTTAATCACAGGATTAAGGTTGGGCTTGCAACATCAAGGATATCCTCCAGATATGTTTCCTGTGGAACTTTTTTATCGTCATTGGGACAATGTAGAAGGACAGTTTTCTCTAgtacaacaaattttaaagTGCCCTGATATATTTTGCTTTGCTGATTATCCATATCATTCTGTAACTGTTGATGTATTAAAAGCGGCGCCAGAAAGTGATAGTAAAGAAGCACAAACTTGGAGATCTTTAAATGTAGTTGAATTACTCTTGCATATGGCAGAAAGAGGATTATATGGACCagttcaagaaatatttaagtgGCCCATTCAACACTGCCCTGATGTTCTTGTATTGGCATTATTACAGATCAATGCTCCTATTACTTTACTCAGACAAGAATTACTTAGTACATTGATGCCTATTTTTCTGGGAAATCATCCAAACTCAGCTGTTATTCTACATCATGCGTGGCATGGAAAcacagttaaaataaaatctattattatgcATGCTATGGCGGAATGGTATATACGTGGAGATCATGATCAAACAAGATTATCTCGTATTCTTGATGTTGCTCAAGATCTTAAAGCATTAACTCATTTATTGACTGCTCAATCATATCCATTTGTTATTGACTTAGCTTGTTTAGCTTCAAgaagagaatatttaaaattagaaaaatggtTGACAGATAAAATTAGAGAACAAGGAGAAGTATTTGTTACTGCgtgtgtaaaatttttacaaagacGTTGTCCTCAAGTAATGGGACCTGGTATAAAAGAAGATCTTACCGTACCAAAAGCAAGTCAACTTCCTCAAGAAACATTAACAACAATGCTTGCTTGCTTGCAAGTGTGTGCTGG TGTATCTCAAGAATGTTCAGAGGCAATAATGACAATGGTACAAAATTGTAGTCTAATGTTGAGTAAAAGTACAATGAGTAGACCTCCTCCGCCAGGAGTTTTACGACATCGTGGATTGGAACCTTTTAATCCAGCAACTTTGGGAGGACag ttGTTTTCTTCAAAACAAGTGGATCCGCTTGGAAATTTAAGTTCAAGTCTTGCATCTATGGGTTTGAGTTCCAGTCTTGGTCCACCAAGTAGTTCTGCATTTAATTTACCAGGTGCTCTTGGACCTTTAGTATCAGCACCTGGTTCTCCTTCCCGTCTCATGGGACCTTCTCCAAGTCCATTTCCGATGTTGCCATTATCTTCACAATTACATTCAGGACCAGTTGGTACACAAGGACCATCTGTCTTACCTGGTAGTACAACGATTGGAGGATTAGGACGACTTGGACCACCAACAGGCATTGAAAAAGCAAGAATACCTGAAACATCAAACTTATTTCCTGATATGGCACAAAATGTTTCCAAAGAAATTGAAGATGAAGCAAATAGTTACTTTCAGCGAATATACAATCATCCACCACATCCTACTTTATCAATTGATGAAGTTCttgatatgttaaaaaaatttcaagattctGGTagtaaaagagagagagaagtattCAATTGTatgttaagaaatttatttgaggAATACCGATTTTTTCCTCAATACCCAGATAAAGAGTTACAAATTACGGCACAACTGTTTGGAGGAATTATCGAAAGAGGGTTGATTAATAGCTATATGACACTTGGATTAGCTTTGAGATTTGTGTTGGATGCACTTAGGAAACCAGAAGGCAGCAAGATGTATTACTTTGGCATAACAGCTCTGGATCGTTTCAAGAGCCGTTTAAAAGACTACCAAACATACTGTGAGCATGTCAGGGCAATTCAACATTTCAGTGAGTTCCCACCACATTTAATTGAGTATATAGAATATGGATTACAGGGGCAGGAGCCTCCCACGAGACCTCAAGGTCCAGTTCTCCCAAAAACTTTAGCAGCTATGTTGGCACCAGTTACTACGCCATATAAAACTATTAcgacaacaacaataacaacaagtACTACTCAAGCGAAATCGTCTACGACTCCAACCACTTCTCTCTCAGCTAga ccTTCCATTGCTAATGCAACAAATATTGATACATTATTAGTAGCAacagataaagaagaaaagattacGACACCACCAGAAGCTTTACAAGATAAAAcagcatttatttttaataaccttAGTCAACTCAATTTACAACAAAAATGTGATGAAATTCGGGAAATTGTTACAGAAGAGTATTGGCCTTGGATGGCTCAATATTTAGTAATGAAACGTGCAagcatagaattaaatttccatgctttatattcaaattttttagattgttTGAAATCGCCAGAAGTGTATAAAATGGTTACTAGAGAAACATTTAGAaacataaaagttttattgcgAAGTGATAAAGGAATAGCAAATTTTTCTGATCGttcacttttaaaaaatttaggtCATTGGTTGGGAATGTTAACCCTTGGCAGAAATAAACCCATTTTACATATTGATATAGATTTAAAGAGTTTACTTGTTGAAGCATATCATAAAGGTCAACAAGAACTTCTTTATGTTGTTCCCTTCGTTGCTAAAGTACTAGAAAGTTGTGCAAAAAGTCGTGTTTTTCGTCCGCCTAATCCTTGGACAATGGCAATTATGAATGTTTTAGCAGAATTGCATCAAGAACCtgatttaaaacttaatttaaaatttgaaatcgaagtattatgtaaaaatttaagtattgATGTTGGTGAATTAAAACCTgcactttatttaaaagatccagaaaaattacgaaatttagaatatcaattatcacatcctaataaaaaatctgaatcaaataataatcaacaacAATCTCAAGGTCCTATTGAAGAATTAGTTGGACCTACTACAACTGGGACTATTGTTCCACAAACAGCTCCAGCAAATACAACACCATCTTTACCTACTGGTCCACCAGAACcacgttttaattatatggatATATCTGTAACGGGCATTGCCAATATTTCTCAGCATATCactattaataacaatttgccATTATTTCAAACACATCcacatttaaaacaatttgttCGTCCAGCTGTTGAAAGAGCAATTCAAGAATGGATTCATCCTGTAGTGGATAGATCAATCAAAATAGCTTTAACTACTAGTGAACAGATTGTGAGAAAAGATTTTGCATTAGATCCAGAAGAAGTTCGTATGAGAACAGCAGCAAGACATATGGTTCGTAATTTAACTGCTGGAATGGCTATGATCACTTGCCGTGATCAAGTTTTGGCGTCAATTAGTACAAATCTGAAACAAGCTTTTTTAACTGCAATGATGGGCACAACTCCACAACAAAAAGAACTTGCAGAACAAGCAGCTAATGTAGTAGCTGCTGACAATATGGAACTTGCTTGCGCATTTGTACAAAAAACAGCTATTGAAAAAGCAATTCCAGAAATGGATAAacgtttattaaatgaaattgaattacgaAAAATTGCACGgcaagaaggaagaagatatTGCGATCCATTAGCTAAATATCAGGCTGAAAGAATGCCTGaacaaataagattaaaagttGGCGGAGTAACTCCTCAACAAATGGCTGTTTATGAAGAATTTGCAAGAAATATTCCAGGATTTTTACCATTATCTGAACGAGATACACAAGCTTTACTAATGCCAAAACCTGTTACA gaACCTGCTGTAACTGCATTTGCTGCTAATCCAGCCGTTGCAGTAGCAACAGCGCAACAGGTCGCTGCATATGCAGCAGCAGTGAGTAATGATGAAGTTGGAGCCATGTTAGAAAAACTTGCAACTGAAGTTGAAGTATTGCTTGCTGCAATGGGTCCAGCTGCACCTCCTCCACAACATGCTGCTCTTCATAGTCTCTTAGAATCGATTATCCTAACACGAAGGTCAAGAGATGCAGGTGCTGCTATGGCATTACTTAAAAAG GCTGTAGAAGGATTATTAGATGGCCCTACCATTTCCAGCGGTGTAATAGATTCggaaattatattacgatataGAGAACTTCATTTACGCATTTTAAAATGTCTTCAAGATCCACGTGCTTATGGTATGCAATGGACAAACAAACATGTTACTCGATGTTTAACAGAATGCAGAGAAGAATTTCGATACAATTTTGAAGCTGTCGATTATCTTATtag atCTCATTTAATTAGTCTTCCACAATATGATTTAGCTTTGGCTCAAGCTATAGATTCTGGAAATGCTATGGCAACAGCATTTGCAATGCAATTGATGcaactttatttaattgatgaaaGACAAACTACACATGTTACTGAATCTGATTTATGTAATACAATTGAGATACTTGCAAGAATAGCTCATCATAGAGCACCACCTGAAgg GATTTTACTATTTAGACTGACAAGTTTAATGGAATCATTGCGTGCTAATCATGATCCAGCAGTATTAGCAGATAGAGCCCCTGCTGGTCCTACAGCACATATTCATTCTGGAATTCTACAG GCTCGTGATTTTGATGATCCACCTGGGTTGATGGAGAaaacagaatatttattacgcgAATGGGTTTCAATGCATCATAACCCAACACACGCTCGTGATCCTACAAAAGCTTTCGGAATGTTTGTTCATCAAATGAACATTCATGGAATTCTTAAAACTGATGATCTCATAAcaagattctttaaattaagcACTCAAATGTGCGTTGATCTGTGTTATCGTGCTTTAGCTGAGACAAATGCTGCACCATCAGTTGTTCGTGCAAAATGTTTCCATTCGTTGGATGCATTTGTTCGTTTAGTTGCGCTTTTGGTAAAACATTCTGGTGATAGTACAAATACTcacacaaaaattaatttactaaacAAGGTTTTGGGAATTGTGGCTGGTGTATTACTACAGGATCATGAAATACGAGGAACCGATTTTCATCAATTGCCCTATCatagaattttcattatgCTTTTCCTGGAGCTTTGTGCTCCTGAACCTGTATTAGAAGCAGTAAATTATCAAGTATTAACTGCTTTTTGCCATACGCTACATATACTTAGACCAGCCAAAGCTTCGGGATTTTGTTACGCTTGGCTAGAATTAGTTTCACACAGAGTTTTTATTGGGCGTATGCTTGCGATTACACCGCAACAAAAATGTTGGGGCATGTATGCGCAACTTTTAATTGATCTATTTAAGTATCTTGCACCATACCTTCGAAATGCTGAACTTGCAAAACCTGTTACTTTGTTATACAAAGGAACTCTTAGAGTACTATTAGTTTTATTACACGATTTTCCTGAATTTCTTTGTGATTATCATTATGGATTTTGTGATGTAATTCCACCTAATTGcatacaaatgaaaaatcttattttaagtGCATATCCAAGAAATATGCGATTACCTGACCCATTTACACCAAACTTAAAAGTTGATATGCTACAAGAGATAGCTCATGCTCCTCGAGTATTAACCAATTTTGCGTCTATGATACAACCATTAAGTTTCAAAAAAGAACTTGATTCGTATTTAAAAGCGCGAGCTCCAGTTACTTTTCTTTCTGAATTGCGCAGTAATTTACAAGTATCTCAAGAAGCTGGTGTTCGCTATAATATTCAGTTAATGAATGCTCTAGTACTTTATGTTGGAACACAAGCTATAGCTTTTATTCGCAGCAAAGGACATACTCCTAATATGTCTACTATTGCACATTCTGCACATatggatatatttcaaaacttaGCAGTCGATCTCGATACAGAAGGTCgttatttattcgtaaatgCAATTGCAAATCAATTGCGATATCCTAACAGTCACACGCATTACTTCAGTTGCACTCTTCTATACTTGTTTGCTGAAGCTAATACAGAAGCGATACAAGAACAAATTACGAGAGTTCTTCTTGAGAGACTTATTGTAAATAGACCTCATCCATGGGGTCTTCTCATTACTTTTGTtgaacttattaaaaatccaaCATATAAATTCTGGACGCATGAATTTGTTCACTGTGCACCAGAAATCGAAAA ATTATTCGAGTCGATAGCTCGATCGTGTATGGTTCAAAAACAAGTACAGCCCACTCCAGAACCGGAGATTCCAGAGTGA